The genome window ATATCCTCTCTGAAAACTATGGAAAGAAGTCTGCCGCAAGGGCGGTATTGGTGGGATTCCTATCCCTCATTGCATCCATGTGCCTCTTTCAGGCGGCCCTTTGGTTTCAGCCATCTTCTGATGACTGGGTTCAAGAGTCCATGAAAAACATTTTTGGTTTAATGCCCAGGATTGTGCTGGCGAGTCTTCTGGCTTTCGGTCTGTCCCAAATACACGATGTATGGTCTTACAGTTTCTGGAAAAAGAAATGGCCGGCCGATCGGTTTATCTGGGTCAGAAATAATGCAAGCACAATGATCAGTCAGCTCATAGACTCTGTCGTGTTTACCCTCGTAGCCTTTGCGGGCCAA of Oceanispirochaeta crateris contains these proteins:
- a CDS encoding queuosine precursor transporter, with the translated sequence MNEYLWIAMLLANFLFILLFYRLFGKTGLYIWIPIAAIVANIQVLKLVDIFGINATLGNIVYASSFLVTDILSENYGKKSAARAVLVGFLSLIASMCLFQAALWFQPSSDDWVQESMKNIFGLMPRIVLASLLAFGLSQIHDVWSYSFWKKKWPADRFIWVRNNASTMISQLIDSVVFTLVAFAGQFPKDVLLQIFLSTYLLKWIVALLDTPFIYLAVLMNRRGFIPEDI